The Saxibacter everestensis genome has a window encoding:
- a CDS encoding 1-aminocyclopropane-1-carboxylate deaminase — MSLQDFDRYPLTFGPSPVHELSRLTKHLGGASIWAKREDCNSGLAFGGNKTRKLEYLIPDALAQGADTLVSIGGIQSNHTRQVSAVAAKLGLKAVVVQEAWVNWPDSVNDRVGNIMLSRIMGADVRLSSDGFGIGFKSSWEQALADVESDGGKPYAIPAGASDHRLGGLGFANWAQEVQQQEDELGIFFDTVVICAVTGSTLAGAIAGFAAQDRPRRVIGIDASAKLEATREQVARIARNTAELIDLGRELCDDEITVLEGWAGDYYGIPVDSTNEAIYLTGRLEGVIIDPVYEGKSMAGLIDLVSSGDIPKDSNVLYAHLGGQPAINAYSAVYH, encoded by the coding sequence ATGTCTTTGCAGGACTTTGACCGATACCCGCTCACCTTTGGCCCCAGCCCGGTGCACGAACTGTCGCGACTGACCAAACACCTGGGCGGCGCCAGCATCTGGGCCAAACGCGAGGACTGTAACAGCGGTCTCGCCTTCGGTGGCAACAAGACCCGCAAGCTGGAGTACCTGATTCCCGACGCCCTTGCGCAGGGCGCCGACACACTGGTGTCGATCGGAGGCATCCAGTCCAACCACACCCGCCAGGTTTCGGCCGTCGCCGCAAAACTGGGCTTGAAGGCGGTCGTCGTCCAGGAGGCCTGGGTCAACTGGCCCGATTCGGTCAACGACCGGGTCGGCAACATAATGCTCTCCCGCATCATGGGAGCGGATGTCCGGCTTTCCAGCGACGGCTTCGGCATCGGCTTCAAATCCAGCTGGGAGCAGGCCCTTGCCGATGTCGAGTCCGATGGCGGCAAGCCCTACGCTATTCCGGCCGGCGCCTCCGACCACCGGCTCGGCGGCCTGGGCTTCGCCAACTGGGCGCAGGAGGTCCAGCAGCAGGAGGACGAGCTCGGGATCTTCTTCGACACGGTCGTCATCTGCGCTGTTACCGGATCTACCCTTGCCGGCGCCATCGCCGGTTTCGCGGCACAGGACCGGCCGCGTCGGGTCATCGGCATCGATGCCTCGGCGAAGCTCGAAGCTACCAGAGAACAGGTTGCGCGCATCGCCCGCAACACGGCCGAGCTGATCGACCTCGGTCGCGAGCTGTGCGACGATGAGATCACGGTTCTCGAAGGGTGGGCGGGCGACTACTACGGCATCCCTGTCGACTCGACGAACGAAGCGATCTACCTGACCGGACGACTCGAGGGCGTCATCATCGACCCGGTGTACGAGGGCAAATCGATGGCCGGACTGATCGACCTGGTCTCGAGTGGCGATATCCCGAAGGACTCGAACGTCCTGTACGCGCACCTCGGCGGCCAGCCGGCGATCAACGCTTACAGCGCGGTCTATCACTAA
- a CDS encoding GntR family transcriptional regulator, translating into MPIPTERNVHGRVLLRDLAYDALCEAITTGTLAPGEALNDQDLAAWLGFSRTPVREALGRLEANGLVLTKPGRSTIVAPIDPQAINEAMSVAAALHELAMRTAVDRFAEADIARMVEANQKFAAAISAQDAVAALDADDEFHAVAIEVCHNELLSSHLDQVMPTLRRAENQRFGSILGQESIDQHRRIVTHVRQGEAELAARAVRDNWQTLAMEQTSTE; encoded by the coding sequence ATGCCGATACCAACCGAACGAAATGTCCACGGCCGGGTCCTGCTTCGCGACCTCGCCTACGACGCCCTGTGCGAAGCCATCACTACCGGAACTCTGGCTCCCGGTGAGGCACTCAACGATCAGGACCTTGCCGCCTGGCTTGGCTTCAGCAGGACGCCGGTACGGGAGGCACTTGGCCGCCTCGAAGCAAATGGCCTTGTGCTGACCAAGCCAGGCCGATCAACCATCGTTGCGCCCATCGATCCTCAGGCGATAAACGAGGCGATGAGCGTGGCTGCAGCCCTGCACGAGCTGGCGATGCGCACGGCAGTCGACCGTTTCGCCGAGGCCGACATCGCCCGGATGGTTGAAGCAAACCAGAAGTTCGCCGCGGCGATATCCGCCCAAGACGCCGTTGCCGCACTTGACGCGGACGACGAGTTCCACGCTGTCGCGATCGAGGTGTGCCACAACGAGCTGCTGTCATCCCACCTCGACCAGGTCATGCCCACGCTGCGGCGGGCGGAAAATCAGCGATTCGGTTCCATCCTCGGCCAGGAGTCCATTGATCAGCACAGGCGCATAGTGACGCACGTCCGGCAAGGCGAAGCCGAGCTCGCGGCCCGCGCGGTACGCGATAACTGGCAGACGTTGGCCATGGAACAGACGTCAACTGAATGA
- a CDS encoding tetratricopeptide repeat protein, whose product MIDATWDQKIDYFYEHEFDESDPQGSIKRMRVLASERPEGDAAALFEWGGVHDALGFEDEAIRSYRLAIEAGLEGERATRVFIQLASTLRNVGASAEAVSILESMQASGDDEAPRQAFLALALYDEGRYGDALRTALDALIPTLNGYGRALAEYAEDLPGTVR is encoded by the coding sequence GTGATTGATGCGACCTGGGATCAGAAGATTGACTACTTTTACGAGCACGAGTTCGATGAATCGGACCCGCAGGGCTCGATTAAGAGAATGAGAGTCCTTGCTTCGGAACGGCCGGAAGGCGATGCCGCAGCGCTATTCGAGTGGGGCGGCGTGCACGATGCTCTTGGGTTCGAAGATGAAGCCATCCGGTCCTACCGTCTCGCGATCGAAGCAGGGCTCGAAGGAGAGCGCGCGACGCGCGTGTTCATTCAGCTAGCGAGCACATTGCGCAATGTTGGCGCGTCGGCGGAAGCAGTATCGATACTTGAATCAATGCAAGCATCGGGCGACGACGAAGCGCCGCGTCAGGCGTTTCTCGCACTGGCCCTATATGACGAAGGTCGCTACGGTGACGCTCTACGGACGGCCTTGGACGCCCTCATCCCTACGCTCAATGGTTATGGGAGAGCGCTTGCAGAGTACGCGGAAGACCTCCCGGGGACAGTGAGGTAG
- a CDS encoding DUF1772 domain-containing protein — translation MVTVVAALVVVVVGLMVGVELAVALFVNPICGRLSRDAAVAARVDGARALGRVMPFWYGGSVAIAALWMMLIWGQSQMRMVLPAVGLLVISVLMSIILLVPINSRVASWSAGAIPADWKQQVRRWDRLHYARVVIVVIAFVLLTLAGVVG, via the coding sequence ATGGTGACAGTGGTGGCCGCCCTCGTGGTGGTCGTCGTCGGGCTGATGGTCGGGGTCGAGCTGGCGGTGGCATTATTCGTCAATCCGATCTGCGGCCGGCTCTCCCGAGACGCGGCGGTGGCAGCCCGCGTTGACGGCGCCCGTGCTCTCGGCCGAGTAATGCCGTTCTGGTACGGGGGATCGGTTGCGATCGCCGCCCTGTGGATGATGCTGATCTGGGGGCAGTCCCAGATGCGGATGGTGCTCCCCGCGGTGGGACTGCTCGTGATCAGCGTATTGATGTCGATCATCCTGTTGGTGCCGATTAATTCGAGGGTGGCCAGCTGGTCGGCAGGGGCCATTCCCGCCGATTGGAAGCAGCAGGTGCGCCGGTGGGATCGCCTGCATTACGCGCGGGTCGTCATCGTGGTCATCGCATTTGTCTTGCTTACCTTGGCTGGTGTCGTCGGTTAG